A genomic window from Glycine max cultivar Williams 82 chromosome 17, Glycine_max_v4.0, whole genome shotgun sequence includes:
- the LOC100781088 gene encoding uncharacterized protein isoform X1, whose product MQQNCATNINFIYKISHQIQHSRFFILQNNFLLFSYSPILIDQDFAGAEMHAVDVAAAQHGGGGENDVVSDFQKLSSAFTGYSLLHLSWPLILSFSKLFANQFFKKEPRWTMCAILSPTFKIREFQEVSFENLCLK is encoded by the exons ATGCAGCAGAATTGCGCAACGAACATCAATTTCATCTATAAAATCAGCCATCAAATTCAACATTCGCGCTTCTTCATTCTCCAAAACAACTTCCTCCTTTTCTCCTATTCACCAATCCTTATTGACCAG GATTTCGCAGGAGCTGAGATGCACGCAGTCGATGTTGCTGCTGCACAGCACGGTGGTGGCGGCGAGAATGACGTCGTGTCTGACTTTCAAAAGTTGTCGAGCGCTTTCACCGGGTACTCTCTGTTGCACCTCTCCTGGCCTCTAATACTCtccttttcaaaattattcGCAAACC AGTTCTTTAAAAAGGAGCCTAGGTGGACTATGTGTGCAATTCTCAGCCCAACTTTTAAAATACGGGAGTTTCAG GAAGTGAGCTTTGAAAATTTATGCTTGAAATAG
- the LOC100781088 gene encoding uncharacterized protein isoform X2 — MAFACSRIAQRTSISSIKSAIKFNIRASSFSKTTSSFSPIHQSLLTRISQELRCTQSMLLLHSTVVAARMTSCLTFKSCRALSPEFFKKEPRWTMCAILSPTFKIREFQEVSFENLCLK, encoded by the exons ATGGCTTTCGCATGCAGCAGAATTGCGCAACGAACATCAATTTCATCTATAAAATCAGCCATCAAATTCAACATTCGCGCTTCTTCATTCTCCAAAACAACTTCCTCCTTTTCTCCTATTCACCAATCCTTATTGACCAG GATTTCGCAGGAGCTGAGATGCACGCAGTCGATGTTGCTGCTGCACAGCACGGTGGTGGCGGCGAGAATGACGTCGTGTCTGACTTTCAAAAGTTGTCGAGCGCTTTCACCGG AGTTCTTTAAAAAGGAGCCTAGGTGGACTATGTGTGCAATTCTCAGCCCAACTTTTAAAATACGGGAGTTTCAG GAAGTGAGCTTTGAAAATTTATGCTTGAAATAG